Proteins found in one Litorihabitans aurantiacus genomic segment:
- a CDS encoding putative F420-0 ABC transporter substrate-binding protein, producing the protein MSPSPSATFRRSPGARALRPAGLLTSAVLTTALLAACGGADQGSGAGGDDDATSPSPSSSSSSSDDATPSTPDAATPFTADNCGFEVETEAAPERIVTIKSAMTELVLALGAGDRLVATAYPDGPPTDAADAELVAALPVLGDRVPSNEAVLSVEPDLVLAGWESNFSADGAGERSALTDLGITTFVAPSACTQAPYAPDPLTFEDVFAEITQVGDLLGESDAAAALVEQQRTELETLRGARDGAASTAGDPAAPASALWWSSGSETPFVGAGTGAPQMILDEVGLTNVAGELEGGWGPYSWEAATAADPDVIVLVDSVWNTAEKKKETLAANPVTASLRAVQEERYLVVPFAATEGGVRNVEAVATLTEQLAALER; encoded by the coding sequence GTGAGCCCGTCCCCGTCCGCCACCTTCCGTCGCTCCCCCGGCGCGCGCGCCCTGCGGCCCGCCGGTCTTCTCACCTCGGCCGTGCTCACGACGGCGCTGCTCGCCGCGTGCGGCGGCGCGGACCAGGGCTCGGGCGCAGGTGGCGACGACGACGCGACGTCGCCCTCGCCGTCGTCCTCGTCCTCCTCGTCCGACGACGCGACGCCGTCGACCCCCGACGCGGCGACACCGTTCACCGCGGACAACTGCGGGTTCGAGGTCGAGACCGAGGCCGCCCCCGAGCGCATCGTCACGATCAAGTCCGCCATGACCGAGCTCGTGCTCGCGCTCGGCGCCGGGGACCGCCTGGTGGCGACCGCCTACCCCGACGGCCCGCCCACGGACGCCGCCGACGCCGAGCTCGTCGCGGCGCTGCCGGTGCTCGGGGACCGCGTCCCCTCGAACGAGGCCGTCCTGTCGGTCGAGCCGGATCTCGTGCTGGCGGGCTGGGAGTCGAACTTCTCCGCCGACGGCGCGGGCGAGCGGTCCGCCCTCACCGACCTCGGCATCACGACGTTCGTCGCGCCGAGCGCGTGCACCCAGGCGCCGTACGCCCCCGACCCCCTGACCTTCGAGGACGTCTTCGCCGAGATCACCCAGGTCGGCGACCTGCTCGGCGAGAGCGACGCCGCGGCGGCGCTCGTGGAGCAGCAGCGCACCGAGCTGGAGACGCTGCGCGGGGCGCGCGACGGCGCGGCCTCCACCGCCGGCGACCCCGCCGCGCCCGCCAGCGCCCTGTGGTGGTCCTCGGGGTCGGAAACCCCGTTCGTGGGCGCCGGCACCGGCGCGCCGCAGATGATCCTCGACGAGGTCGGCCTCACCAACGTCGCGGGCGAGCTGGAGGGCGGCTGGGGCCCGTACTCGTGGGAGGCCGCCACGGCCGCCGACCCCGACGTGATCGTGCTGGTCGACTCGGTGTGGAACACCGCCGAGAAGAAGAAGGAGACACTGGCGGCCAACCCCGTCACGGCGTCGCTGCGCGCGGTCCAGGAGGAGCGCTACCTCGTCGTGCCGTTCGCCGCGACCGAGGGCGGGGTGCGCAACGTCGAGGCCGTCGCGACGCTCACCGAGCAGCTCGCGGCGCTCGAGCGCTGA
- a CDS encoding PLP-dependent aminotransferase family protein, giving the protein MDLARAIDDRSPRGIAAAIAHLVSAGDLRAGDRLPSVRELGAALGVSPATVSGAYRALRAVGVVGSRGRAGTTVSFPVQHALTPGYRALSASTTARDVRDGVALAARTTTPVRFDLSRGTPDAGLLPSLGEVLAAVAHEHHRAAAPAYAEATVVPGLERVLRETWPVAVERLTVVDGALDAVVRTLEQVVAFGDRVAVEEPGFPPLFDALDRLGAIRVPLAMDRHGVTPASLASALEAGAAVVLLQPRAQNPTGASLTATRARELAALVRRHSQSDVARGQGKVRAASVRPGRRLLVIEDDHSGLVAHARDVTLAAWIPDRVVHVRSYSKSHGPELRIAAVGGPAREIDALVARRMVGPGWTSRILQTTLARLLTDPRAVAQVERARRTYRARMLGLVTALSDLGVEAHPGDGLNLWLPVADERVALERLAAAGVRAVGGSAFHREMVPRTAHLRLTVAGVTDPAATAEVLAVAAG; this is encoded by the coding sequence ATGGACCTGGCGCGAGCGATCGACGACCGCTCCCCGCGCGGCATCGCGGCCGCCATCGCTCACCTCGTGAGCGCGGGCGACCTGCGGGCCGGTGACCGGCTGCCGTCGGTGCGGGAGCTGGGCGCGGCGCTGGGGGTCTCGCCCGCGACCGTCAGCGGTGCCTACCGGGCGCTGCGCGCCGTCGGCGTCGTCGGCAGCCGCGGCCGGGCGGGCACCACGGTCTCCTTCCCCGTGCAGCACGCCCTGACCCCGGGCTACCGCGCGCTCAGCGCCTCGACCACCGCCCGTGACGTGCGCGACGGCGTCGCGCTCGCCGCCCGCACCACCACCCCGGTGCGGTTCGACCTCTCGCGCGGGACGCCCGACGCCGGCCTGCTCCCCTCCCTTGGGGAGGTGCTCGCCGCCGTCGCGCACGAGCACCACCGCGCGGCCGCCCCGGCCTACGCGGAGGCGACCGTGGTGCCGGGGCTCGAGCGGGTCCTGCGGGAGACCTGGCCGGTCGCCGTCGAGCGCCTCACGGTGGTGGACGGCGCGCTCGACGCCGTCGTGCGCACGCTCGAGCAGGTGGTCGCCTTCGGTGACCGCGTCGCGGTGGAGGAACCCGGGTTCCCGCCGCTGTTCGACGCGCTGGACCGCCTCGGAGCGATCCGGGTGCCGCTCGCGATGGACCGGCACGGGGTGACCCCGGCGTCGCTGGCGTCGGCGCTGGAGGCGGGCGCCGCCGTCGTGCTGCTGCAGCCTCGGGCCCAGAACCCCACGGGCGCGAGCCTCACGGCGACGAGGGCGCGTGAGCTCGCCGCTCTGGTGCGGCGGCACTCGCAGAGCGACGTCGCACGGGGCCAGGGGAAGGTGCGGGCCGCCTCCGTGCGCCCCGGACGCCGGCTGCTCGTGATCGAGGACGACCACTCGGGCCTCGTGGCCCACGCACGGGACGTCACGCTCGCCGCCTGGATCCCCGACCGGGTCGTCCACGTCCGCTCGTACTCGAAGTCGCACGGGCCGGAGCTGCGGATCGCGGCGGTCGGTGGGCCGGCGCGGGAGATCGACGCGCTCGTGGCGCGGCGGATGGTCGGCCCGGGCTGGACCAGCCGCATCCTGCAGACCACGCTCGCACGGCTGCTGACAGACCCGCGCGCCGTCGCGCAGGTGGAGCGGGCCCGCCGGACCTATCGGGCGCGGATGCTCGGCCTGGTGACGGCGCTGAGCGACCTCGGCGTCGAGGCCCACCCCGGCGACGGGCTGAACCTGTGGCTGCCCGTGGCCGACGAGCGCGTCGCGCTCGAGCGGCTCGCCGCGGCCGGGGTGCGCGCCGTGGGCGGCTCGGCCTTCCACCGCGAGATGGTGCCGCGCACGGCGCACCTGCGCCTCACGGTCGCCGGTGTGACCGACCCCGCGGCGACGGCGGAGGTGCTCGCCGTCGCCGCGGGGTGA
- a CDS encoding nitrilase-related carbon-nitrogen hydrolase: protein MTIVQVGLTQTPWTGDQVSMLDRHEEYARAAVAAGADVVGFQELFTGPYFGITQDPAYYSYVEAADGATVARFAALAKELGVVMVLPIYEEEHAGIYYNTSVLVDSDGSILGRYRKHHIPHVEKFWEKFYFRPGNMGYPVFETAVGRIGMYICYDRHFPEGWREYGLAGADIVFNPNATKPGLSNRLWEVEQPAAAIANGYFVAASNRVGAETNEYGDEAVAFYGSSYLVGPDGNLVGDMASATEPGWIVREADLSLVRTQRETWQFFRDRRPDSYTRIAQP, encoded by the coding sequence ATGACCATCGTGCAGGTAGGACTCACCCAGACGCCCTGGACCGGTGACCAGGTCAGCATGCTCGACCGGCACGAGGAGTACGCGCGGGCGGCGGTCGCGGCCGGCGCCGACGTCGTCGGATTCCAGGAGCTGTTCACCGGCCCCTACTTCGGGATCACGCAGGACCCGGCCTACTACTCCTACGTCGAGGCGGCCGACGGCGCGACCGTGGCCCGGTTCGCAGCGCTCGCGAAGGAGCTCGGCGTGGTGATGGTGCTGCCGATCTACGAGGAGGAGCACGCCGGGATCTACTACAACACCTCGGTGCTGGTCGACTCCGACGGGTCGATCCTCGGCCGCTACCGCAAGCACCACATCCCGCACGTGGAGAAGTTCTGGGAGAAGTTCTACTTCCGGCCGGGGAACATGGGCTACCCGGTCTTCGAGACGGCGGTCGGCCGGATCGGGATGTACATCTGCTACGACCGCCACTTCCCCGAGGGCTGGCGCGAGTACGGTCTCGCCGGAGCCGACATCGTCTTCAACCCCAACGCCACCAAGCCCGGGCTGTCCAACCGCCTGTGGGAGGTCGAGCAGCCGGCCGCGGCCATCGCCAACGGCTACTTCGTCGCCGCGAGCAACCGGGTGGGCGCCGAGACCAACGAGTACGGTGACGAGGCGGTGGCCTTCTACGGTTCCTCCTACCTCGTGGGGCCGGACGGCAACCTGGTCGGCGACATGGCCAGCGCCACCGAGCCCGGGTGGATCGTGCGGGAGGCGGACCTCTCGCTCGTGCGCACGCAGCGCGAGACCTGGCAGTTCTTCCGCGACCGCCGCCCGGATTCCTACACGCGAATCGCGCAGCCGTGA
- a CDS encoding putative F420-0 ABC transporter permease subunit, with product MSRTWWAGGTLALALVASAVVALALGPADITPGDILGSAGHHLATLLHPVLGGFGLEVPADPLSRIQDAIVWQGRLPRVVAAIGVGAGLAVTGTVMQALLRNPLADPYLLGISSGASVGAVAVLVLGVGLLLPVAAFAGAVLALAASLTLAGVVSGGRLTPGRTVLAGVAVAQACSAVTSFIIFTSVQGDSYREVLGWLMGTLGGATWRSAVIVWVALAVVGVVLVTSGRTLDAFAFGDTSAASLGVHVARTRWTLLGLVALLVGAMVSVSGSIGFVGLVVPHAVRLLVGARHVRVLPLAAVAGALVLLWADTAARTVIEPRELPVGILTAAIGAPVFALLLARRRGGIA from the coding sequence GTGAGCAGGACGTGGTGGGCGGGCGGGACGCTGGCCCTCGCCCTGGTCGCCTCGGCCGTCGTCGCGCTCGCCCTCGGGCCGGCCGACATCACCCCGGGCGACATCCTGGGCTCGGCCGGCCACCACCTCGCGACGCTCCTGCACCCCGTCCTGGGCGGGTTCGGGCTGGAGGTCCCGGCCGATCCGCTCAGCCGGATCCAGGACGCGATCGTCTGGCAGGGGCGACTGCCGCGCGTCGTCGCCGCGATCGGCGTCGGCGCGGGGCTCGCCGTCACCGGCACCGTGATGCAGGCGCTGCTGCGCAACCCGCTCGCGGACCCCTACCTGCTGGGGATCTCCTCGGGTGCGAGCGTGGGCGCCGTCGCCGTGCTCGTGCTGGGCGTGGGCCTGCTGCTGCCCGTGGCGGCGTTCGCGGGCGCCGTGCTGGCGCTGGCCGCCTCGCTCACCCTCGCCGGCGTCGTCTCCGGCGGCCGTCTCACACCGGGGCGCACGGTGCTGGCGGGCGTCGCCGTCGCGCAGGCCTGCTCGGCCGTGACGTCGTTCATCATCTTCACCTCGGTGCAGGGCGACTCCTACCGCGAGGTGCTCGGCTGGCTCATGGGCACCCTCGGGGGCGCGACGTGGCGCAGCGCCGTCATCGTGTGGGTGGCGCTCGCCGTCGTCGGCGTCGTGCTCGTGACCTCGGGGCGCACGCTGGACGCGTTCGCGTTCGGGGACACGTCCGCGGCGAGCCTCGGCGTCCACGTCGCGCGCACGCGCTGGACGCTGCTCGGCCTCGTCGCGCTGCTCGTGGGGGCGATGGTGTCGGTCAGCGGGTCGATCGGGTTCGTCGGGCTGGTCGTGCCGCACGCGGTGCGCCTGCTCGTGGGCGCGCGCCACGTGCGCGTGCTCCCGCTGGCCGCCGTCGCGGGCGCGCTCGTGCTGCTCTGGGCCGACACGGCGGCGCGCACGGTCATCGAGCCGCGCGAGCTCCCCGTCGGCATCCTCACCGCCGCGATCGGAGCGCCCGTCTTCGCCCTCCTGCTCGCCCGGCGTCGCGGCGGGATCGCATGA
- a CDS encoding zinc-dependent dehydrogenase, whose amino-acid sequence MKALRFHAPGDVRIEDVPEPECGAREVKIRVRNCSTCGTDVKIRNNGHVNITRETTMGHEVAGEVVEVGADAQGGFAVGDRVQVIAAVPCGQCHECGKGWMEVCQNQTSVGYQYDGGFAEYMVVPEQVLAVDGLNHIPDNVGFDEASAAEPFACAINAQEQMGIEEGDFTVVFGAGPIGCMHIRIARGVHKVGPVWLVDVNAERLAMSAEAVKPDGVIDASQEDVVARVLELTNGRGADVIITATPANITQEQAVAMAARNGRISFFGGLPKTDPTITLDSNVVHYRQLHIHGANGSAPAHHKRALEYISTGQIPVKDLITRHVPLEQALEAFDIVARGEAIKVTVEP is encoded by the coding sequence ATGAAGGCACTGCGTTTCCACGCCCCCGGCGACGTCCGCATCGAGGACGTGCCCGAGCCCGAGTGCGGCGCCCGCGAGGTGAAGATCCGCGTCCGCAACTGCTCCACGTGCGGCACCGACGTGAAGATCCGCAACAACGGCCACGTCAACATCACGCGCGAGACCACCATGGGCCACGAGGTCGCGGGTGAGGTCGTCGAGGTCGGGGCGGACGCGCAGGGCGGCTTCGCCGTCGGCGACCGCGTGCAGGTCATCGCGGCCGTGCCGTGCGGGCAGTGCCACGAGTGCGGCAAGGGCTGGATGGAGGTCTGCCAGAACCAGACCTCGGTCGGCTACCAGTACGACGGCGGGTTCGCCGAGTACATGGTCGTCCCCGAGCAGGTGCTCGCCGTGGACGGTCTCAACCACATCCCGGACAACGTCGGCTTCGACGAGGCCTCGGCGGCCGAGCCGTTCGCGTGCGCCATCAACGCGCAGGAGCAGATGGGGATCGAGGAGGGCGACTTCACGGTCGTCTTCGGCGCCGGTCCGATCGGCTGCATGCACATCCGCATCGCGCGCGGCGTCCACAAGGTCGGTCCCGTCTGGCTCGTCGACGTCAACGCCGAGCGACTGGCGATGTCCGCCGAGGCCGTCAAGCCCGACGGCGTCATCGACGCCTCGCAGGAGGACGTCGTCGCGCGCGTCCTCGAGCTCACGAACGGCCGCGGCGCCGACGTCATCATCACCGCCACCCCCGCGAACATCACGCAGGAGCAGGCCGTCGCGATGGCCGCGCGCAACGGGCGGATCTCCTTCTTCGGCGGTCTGCCCAAGACCGACCCGACGATCACGCTCGACTCCAACGTCGTGCACTACCGCCAGCTCCACATCCACGGCGCGAACGGCAGCGCCCCGGCGCACCACAAGCGCGCGCTGGAGTACATCTCCACCGGTCAGATCCCGGTCAAGGACCTCATCACCCGTCACGTGCCGCTCGAGCAGGCGCTCGAGGCGTTCGACATCGTGGCCCGCGGCGAGGCCATCAAGGTCACCGTCGAACCATGA
- the hydA gene encoding dihydropyrimidinase: MSTTLVTGGTLVNATGRSRADVLIDGEQIAAILPPGSQLLGTDLRHGVDRVIDATGRYVIPGGIDAHTHMELPFGGTNASDTFETGTRAAAWGGTTTIIDFAVQRTGERVQDGLAAWHDKAAGRCAIDYAFHQIVGGVDDEALSAMRGLVDEGVTSFKLFMAYPGVFHSDDAQILRAMQVAGETGLLTMMHAENGPVIDVLAQQLVEAGSTSPYFHGVARAWQAEEEATHRAIMLANLTGTPLYVVHVSAKQAVAQLAAARDGGQNVFGETCPQYLYLSLEEQLAATSEEWGDFEGAKWVCSTPLRARAEGHQDAMWQALRTNDLQMVSTDHCPFCMKDQKELGRGDFRAIPNGIGSVEHRVDLLYQGVVTGEITLERWVELISVTPARMFGLYGRKGVIAPGADADVVIYDPQGHTTIGAATHHMAMDHSAWEGFEVDGHVDTVISRGTVIVDGGAYLGRAGHGRYVPRGLTQYLV, translated from the coding sequence GTGAGCACCACGCTCGTCACGGGCGGGACGCTCGTCAACGCGACCGGGCGCAGCCGCGCCGACGTGCTGATCGACGGCGAGCAGATCGCCGCGATCCTGCCCCCGGGCTCGCAGCTCCTGGGAACGGACCTGCGACACGGCGTCGACCGCGTGATCGACGCGACCGGCCGCTACGTCATCCCCGGCGGCATCGACGCGCACACCCACATGGAGCTCCCCTTCGGTGGCACGAACGCCTCCGACACCTTCGAGACCGGCACGCGCGCGGCGGCGTGGGGCGGCACGACGACGATCATCGACTTCGCCGTCCAGCGCACCGGGGAGCGGGTCCAGGACGGCCTCGCCGCCTGGCACGACAAGGCCGCAGGACGCTGCGCGATCGACTACGCCTTCCACCAGATCGTGGGCGGGGTCGACGACGAGGCGCTGTCCGCGATGCGCGGTCTCGTCGACGAGGGCGTGACCAGCTTCAAGCTCTTCATGGCCTACCCCGGGGTCTTCCACTCCGACGACGCCCAGATCCTGCGCGCGATGCAGGTCGCCGGCGAGACCGGGCTGCTGACGATGATGCACGCGGAGAACGGTCCGGTCATCGACGTGCTCGCGCAGCAGCTGGTGGAGGCGGGCAGCACGTCGCCGTACTTCCACGGGGTGGCGCGCGCGTGGCAGGCGGAGGAGGAGGCCACGCACCGCGCGATCATGCTCGCCAACCTCACGGGTACGCCGCTGTACGTCGTCCACGTCTCGGCGAAGCAGGCCGTCGCGCAGCTCGCAGCGGCGCGCGACGGCGGCCAGAACGTGTTCGGCGAGACGTGCCCGCAGTACCTCTACCTCTCGCTCGAGGAGCAGCTCGCGGCCACGAGCGAGGAGTGGGGCGACTTCGAGGGCGCCAAGTGGGTCTGCTCGACGCCGCTGCGCGCCCGGGCGGAGGGTCACCAGGACGCCATGTGGCAGGCGCTGCGCACGAACGACCTGCAGATGGTCTCCACCGACCACTGCCCGTTCTGCATGAAGGACCAGAAGGAGCTCGGACGAGGTGACTTCCGCGCGATCCCGAACGGCATCGGGTCGGTCGAGCACCGCGTCGACCTGCTTTACCAGGGCGTCGTGACCGGAGAGATCACGCTCGAGCGGTGGGTCGAGCTCATCAGCGTGACCCCCGCCCGGATGTTCGGTCTCTACGGTCGCAAGGGCGTCATCGCCCCCGGCGCGGACGCCGACGTCGTGATCTACGACCCGCAGGGGCACACCACGATCGGCGCCGCCACCCACCACATGGCGATGGACCACTCCGCGTGGGAGGGGTTCGAGGTCGACGGCCACGTCGACACGGTCATCTCGCGCGGCACCGTGATCGTCGACGGCGGGGCCTACCTCGGGCGCGCCGGTCACGGCCGGTACGTGCCGCGCGGCCTGACCCAGTACCTGGTCTGA
- a CDS encoding aldo/keto reductase, with product MARTIALSDGTTIPQIGFGVWQVDPDETQEAVSTALEAGYRHVDTAQMYRNEAGVGAAVAASSLDRGDVFLTSKVNNDAHAPQDTKDSVARTLELLQSDYVDLMLIHWPLASDPTGYIATYEALLEEKAAGRIRSVGVSNFHAHHLDAIIERTGVAPVVNQIEVHPYFANPAVAATTERGIAVESWSPLASGKLFGDSTIEAVAAEVGATAGQTVIAWHLATGKIVLPKSVTPSRIVENLAAADIELSADQIARIDALDKGAEGRTGPNPDELG from the coding sequence GTGGCTCGCACCATCGCCCTGTCCGACGGCACGACCATCCCCCAGATCGGCTTCGGCGTCTGGCAGGTGGACCCCGACGAGACGCAGGAGGCCGTGAGCACCGCCCTCGAGGCCGGCTACCGTCACGTGGACACCGCGCAGATGTACCGCAACGAGGCCGGCGTGGGTGCCGCCGTCGCCGCGAGCTCGCTGGACCGCGGTGACGTGTTCCTCACGAGCAAGGTCAACAACGACGCGCACGCCCCGCAGGACACGAAGGACTCGGTCGCGCGCACGCTGGAGCTGCTCCAGTCCGACTACGTCGACCTCATGCTCATCCACTGGCCGCTGGCCTCGGACCCCACGGGCTACATCGCCACGTACGAGGCGCTGCTCGAGGAGAAGGCGGCCGGTCGCATCCGCTCGGTCGGCGTCTCCAACTTCCACGCCCACCACCTCGACGCGATCATCGAGCGCACCGGCGTCGCGCCGGTCGTCAACCAGATCGAGGTCCACCCCTACTTCGCCAACCCGGCCGTCGCCGCGACGACCGAGCGCGGGATCGCGGTCGAGTCCTGGTCGCCGCTGGCCTCGGGCAAGCTCTTCGGGGACTCCACGATCGAGGCCGTCGCAGCCGAGGTCGGCGCGACCGCCGGGCAGACCGTGATCGCCTGGCACCTCGCGACCGGCAAGATCGTGCTGCCGAAGTCCGTGACGCCGTCGCGCATCGTGGAGAACCTCGCCGCGGCCGACATCGAGCTCAGCGCCGACCAGATCGCCCGGATCGACGCGCTCGACAAGGGTGCGGAGGGCCGCACCGGCCCGAACCCGGACGAGCTCGGCTGA
- a CDS encoding ABC transporter ATP-binding protein produces MSDDRHLDLHLERVAWSVDGRAILDGVTLTAPSGGVTGVLGPNGSGKSSLLRALVGALRVDDGAFLLAGEDLRAMSRRTRAQRLALVEQEAPTDVALTALDVVLLGRTPHRSRWSADSGEDEALARAALERCGAAHLAGRDLARLSGGERQRVHLARALAQEPQVLLLDEPTNHLDVAAQLALLRLVAGLEVTSVLVLHDLNQALRWCDHVVVLADGRVVAAGEPEEVLTPATIARVYGVAAEVVRTADGRPVLVLSGLADA; encoded by the coding sequence ATGAGCGACGACCGGCATCTCGATCTGCACCTCGAGCGCGTCGCCTGGAGCGTGGACGGGCGCGCGATCCTCGACGGTGTCACGCTCACGGCGCCGAGCGGCGGCGTCACGGGGGTGCTCGGGCCGAACGGGTCGGGCAAGTCCTCGCTCCTGCGCGCGCTCGTCGGGGCCCTGCGGGTCGACGACGGCGCGTTCCTCCTCGCGGGCGAGGACCTGCGCGCGATGTCGCGCCGCACCCGCGCGCAGCGCCTGGCCCTCGTGGAGCAGGAGGCGCCCACCGACGTCGCGCTCACGGCGCTCGACGTGGTCCTGCTGGGCCGCACGCCGCACCGCTCGCGGTGGAGCGCGGACTCGGGCGAGGACGAGGCCCTCGCTCGCGCAGCGCTGGAACGCTGCGGCGCGGCGCACCTCGCGGGCCGCGACCTCGCCAGGCTCTCAGGGGGCGAGCGCCAGCGCGTGCACCTGGCGCGGGCCCTCGCCCAGGAGCCACAGGTGCTGCTGCTCGACGAACCGACCAACCACCTCGACGTCGCGGCACAGCTCGCGCTGCTGCGGCTCGTGGCGGGGCTGGAGGTCACGAGCGTGCTCGTGCTGCACGACCTGAACCAGGCGCTGCGCTGGTGCGACCACGTCGTCGTGCTCGCCGACGGGCGCGTGGTCGCCGCCGGCGAGCCCGAGGAGGTCCTCACACCCGCGACGATCGCGCGGGTCTACGGCGTGGCGGCCGAGGTGGTGCGGACGGCGGACGGGCGGCCGGTGCTCGTGCTGAGCGGTCTCGCCGACGCCTGA
- a CDS encoding DeoR/GlpR family DNA-binding transcription regulator, which produces MTQTPVALYAPERQHTILELARAQGRVEVGALAESLQVTPETVRRDLTALERRGLVRRVHGGALAVERLGVEPTLERRMERLAQEKARIARRALEEVPDDGTILLDAGSTTVALAEALPRGRDLTVVTNSVAIAALLHERSDVSLFLLGGRLRRRTGAAVGEWAQHALADLFVDVAFVGTNGVDVARGFTTPHEIEAATKRAFVAAARRTVVLADHSKAGQVSFHRFARTDDVDLWITDAGLEQETADEIEAAGVAVARV; this is translated from the coding sequence ATGACCCAGACGCCGGTCGCGCTGTACGCCCCCGAGCGGCAGCACACGATCCTCGAGCTGGCCCGCGCGCAGGGCCGGGTCGAGGTCGGGGCCCTCGCGGAGTCGCTGCAAGTGACCCCCGAGACCGTGCGGCGCGACCTGACGGCGCTCGAGCGCCGCGGCCTGGTGCGGCGCGTGCACGGCGGCGCGCTCGCCGTCGAACGCCTCGGCGTCGAACCCACGCTCGAGCGCCGGATGGAGCGGCTCGCGCAGGAGAAGGCGCGCATCGCGCGGCGCGCGCTGGAGGAGGTGCCCGACGACGGCACGATCCTCCTCGACGCCGGCAGCACCACGGTGGCGCTCGCCGAGGCGCTGCCGCGCGGGCGCGACCTCACGGTCGTGACGAACTCGGTCGCGATCGCGGCCCTGCTGCACGAGCGCTCCGACGTCTCGCTGTTCCTGCTCGGGGGTCGGCTGCGCCGCCGCACGGGCGCCGCGGTGGGGGAGTGGGCGCAGCACGCGCTCGCCGACCTGTTCGTGGACGTCGCGTTCGTCGGCACCAACGGGGTCGACGTCGCGCGGGGCTTCACCACGCCGCACGAGATCGAGGCGGCCACCAAGCGCGCCTTCGTCGCCGCGGCCCGCCGCACGGTGGTGCTCGCCGACCACAGCAAGGCCGGTCAGGTGAGCTTCCACCGCTTCGCGCGGACCGACGACGTCGACCTGTGGATCACCGACGCCGGGCTGGAGCAGGAGACGGCCGACGAGATCGAGGCGGCCGGCGTGGCGGTGGCCCGGGTCTGA